The following is a genomic window from Mya arenaria isolate MELC-2E11 chromosome 4, ASM2691426v1.
agtaacattttattctatttgGCTGTGTCACTAGCCAGTtgttcagtaacattttattctatttgGCTGTGTCACTAGCCagtcgttcagtaacattttatcccATTTGGCTGTGTCACTAGCCagtcgttcagtaacattttattctatttgGCTTTGTCACTAGCCagtcgttcagtaacattttattctatttgGCCTTGTCACTAGCTagtcgttcagtaacattttattctatttgGCTGTGTCACTAGCTagtcgttcagtaacattttatcccATTTGGCTGTGTCACTAGCCagtcgttcagtaacattttatcccATTTGGCTGTGTCACTAGCCagtcgttcagtaacattttatcctATTTGGCTTTGTCACTAGCCagtcgttcagtaacattttattctatttgaCCTTGTCACTAGCCAGTCGTTCAGTAAAATTTTATCCTATTTGGCTTTGTCACTAGCCAGTCGctcagtaacattttatcctATTTGACCTTGTCACTAGCCagtcgttcagtaacattttatcccATTTGGCTGTGTCACTAGCCAGTCGTTCAGTTACATTTTATCCTATTTGGCTGTGTCACTAGCCagtcgttcagtaacattttattctatttgGCCTTGTCACTAGCCAGTCGTTCAGCaacattttattctatttgGCTGTGTCACTAGCCagtcgttcagtaacattttatcctATTTGGCTGTTTCACTAGCCagtcgttcagtaacattttattctatttgGCTGTGTCACTAGCCagtcgttcagtaacattttattctatttgGCTGTGTCACTAGCCAGTTGTTCAGTAACATGTTATTCCATTTGGCTGTGTCTCTAGCCAGTTCCTTTTGGCTGTCACTAGCCagtcgttcagtaacattttattccataaaaaagatcctgaattaaaaaacaacgtTTAATTCAAATTACATCTTGTTAagttttttctgtgttttttaaAGACTATTCCAGAATGCCTACGTAGGGTCCTATGTTAAAAAGTTGAAGGCGCGCGTTTCTTTGCTAACTATAATTGCAGGATTTCGCCCGCGATTACAAACTTTCTGCCAGTAATGTCGGAATTAACTTCGTtgtaagtatatataaatatataaaaacgaACGCCTTACCTTCTTTTATCCAGTAAATATTCCAGATAAATTGGCATTTTTCTTGTAGGCTACATTGAACGCAATGTGACGCAATGAATTATCTGCAACGATGACGTCATGATGATTACGCAACAAAATACAGGTGCCCGTTTCgtatattgatgttttaatttgattaaattgatataattagcgtttttatttttagtaactgaGTTGTCTCTAGCCAGtttatgcacttaaattcaACATAAACTGTGGAATCAAGGATTTAGACATGTTTGTATCGGCAttagttaataaaaataaatggccAACAATAGTTTCCACTTAGGCATTAacccttttcaaaaagtttacagtataaattatttgttttaatttatcaactATCTACAGCGACGTTACCAAAATGAGTTCAATGTCTTTCTGTAAGGTTTCTTTGGCCAAAAATTGTGTACAATATAGCTTCGGCGTGTCCTAAGTGTATTTGACGAGTCTTGATTAACATTACAGAGTCCTTTTAAACGTTTACCTCATTGCAGCCCCGACACGAGTTTCCGTTTGCTAAACGCACGATTATTGTTGGCAGTGGGAACGTTATTATTGACTTCGAAGTAGCACGTGCACAGAATTAGAATATTAAGGCACGTAGCGTTTTTCAAACACGTGCACAAAGCAGGCTGTGCGAGTAAAGACCGTTATAAATAAAACACCCATGGGCAATTTCACAAACtgaaattacaaatttaataatattttattgcatgaatgAACATACAATGTAACAATCAATACACCATAAACAGGTTTACATAGAATTTGAGACAAATAGTTAAATATCGAACATGCAAAGGGATTGCGCCACGAGTTataccaacatcagttacggccctctcccAAAACATCAAATTAGTTACCAAGCAAAGGTGTTTTTTAAAGTAAGATAgtaaataaatgatgtttaaatcAAAGTATATTGTTTATCCGTTTAtctgtttaaataatgtaatgtaaCATTTTAGTGAAAGATGTGAGAAAGGGAAATATTGAAAGAAGAGAGGGGTAGAGAAGAAGGCTCCTGTTTCTGATTTACTACGATTTGTATTTTTGATGAAACATTGaacttctttgaaaaaacaGACCTGTATGTTGATCATCGGAAAAGTTGTTTAGACCGAAAAGTAAAATGGCAGAGCTCAATGGGTGGAATTGTCTTGTGTTTCAGAAATGTTGTATGCTTTGCTCTGTGAATAGTGCACAACGTGAGAAGAAATGTTCAATATCTTCGATTACTTTACAATGTGTACATAACGGCAAGTCTCCAACGTGATTGTAAACCAAGTCGGAATTTAAATCACTACAGTTGTTTCTTAGTCTCGCATGGTATACACGGCGTTCACCACACAGATAAAAACACGGTACAGCggtttgtttgaatttattatttaacttacGCCTGAAGCTCGAAAGAGTTAGTGATTGCCTTGTATTAATATCAAGCGAAATCCATAGTGACAAGGACGACGGTAACGTTGAGCGGATGTATATTTCTAATCGTCTATTCATTGTTACAAAGTTTTCATTGTTGCTCAAATTATAAGAATTAGAATCTTTCACGATAGGTGGAAAATGTTCAGATAAAAGTACGTAGACAATGCACCGTGAGTATGTTTGTATactaaaattaacttttgcGTTCTCTTCTGTCAAATACAAAGTTGCGTACCGTCggagaatataattatatttaataaggttttaatttaaaaaaaaaaaataataataatatatatatatatagaaaatacaTTAATTGCAATAATTTATCATCATTGTAGACGCGTCAACTATACACAGTTGAGCGAAAAATCGAGAAAGCGAAGGTTGAAAAAGAGAAGGTTCGACTGACTGAACAAGTCTGGTTCGACGATTACGTAAACGGCAAATACGCCAATAACATTACGTTATACCATTTAGTTTAGTCATATTTTATTGTGCTCTTGTGTTAACATCACAAcatacaaattatacattcacTTACAAACAAATCACACAAAACAAGAAATGGGTTGGGCTACAACATTAGTTTCAGTCCTTCCCAGGTGTGATTTTAACGTCGTATGAGTTTAAGATTAAACATTCGGAGTAAAAGTTgtatatgatttaaaacatagaTCTTAATTTCTGactgtattgaaaataaagacaATTGGATGCCACCAAAACTCATGCACGAGTAGCTCGTTGCCGTTGTAATGTTGGGAGGTGTTGGATTTGTTTTCAGTTAAATTGTTGAATGACTAATCGTTTTTATAGGCAGTAAATCCAagtattcttttttctttaacatCTGTTGATCAAGCGCTTTGGTGATGTTTAAAGTCAAATGCCGCTGTGTCTGTGTCTGATTCGTAGCTTCTAAGTTGCTATAACACGCCtggcaatcattggagccacAAGATTTTGGTacgtgttgaaaatgctccaacaaGTCTTCCGTTGAAGTGCCAATATGTGGAAAATTGACGTAAACGGTAAGTAATGTCTCTTGTTTTCCCTTTTGAGAGGTTTATaccaataaataataataataataaaaggcaGGGAATGTAAAAAAAGAGATCATCCTTGCCGTTTATGTCCTCTTTAAACTCATTGCGTTGGAATATTTTCAAggcataaaaacatgttttggctTCAACGATTGCCCGCCGTATGTCTACTATATTTGCACGAGGATTATTACTTTTATGTGCGTGTCGTATCTTGTTGGAAACATGAAATTTGGAGCGTCATCCCAAGTTTTCGAAAGTAGACTCGTTGTCATATGAAACTATAGAACGAGCGCcttctagaaaaaaatatcgggATAAGGCGGCCCAGATGTTGTTGTAGTCGCCATTGAAACGCCCTTCGTCTTTCAGTAAAAGCGTGTGCTTTATAATGTAATAGATTCTGTATGTCTGTATGTCTCGGGGTTACATACTTTTAAAGTGCGATAATAACGTGAACTTAACCCCTATTTAATAAGTGTGAattttttaatctatgtttcctgggagtaggatttgttattggtcccagatgtGGCTGACGAGAACGATATCCGATCGAGTACAAGTTAGAACAATATCGTTTCGGCTATACAATCTACAGCGGACTGATATTGGACTTAAATGTTTGAGAGTCAATAATAATTCAGTATAACATCAAGGTGTTACCGATATcttttaactttcaaaatgcactaaatgcaaattttaacgtaatcaaatacatatatactctgaaaatataaatatcaaaaacactCTTGATCGTTGATTATGTTTTTGgaatttcaaaatacaaaaagattCGAAGTCTGCAAATATATTGACAAATTCAGGgcatatacatgttgtataaaTTCTCTTCTTCGTAATACCACTTAGTAAGTTATAATAAGAGTACATGTTTATTTGTAgctaattataatatataattttatctCGTTCAACGTATTTTTCTCACCAAATATTGGCATTTCATGTCAAATACGCATTTTTCTCAATTACCATATCAATGCGTTTATATACCTACCCCAGGTTAAAATTGCCCCCTTTGGGGCAAATTTACCCCCTTGGGCGCAAATTGACCCCAAGggtaaatatttgacatataaacGTAGCCCACCACAGGGTCAAGGTTAGCAAGACAATGCAAATGCTTTTAGGTTGTCTCCTGTTAATCTAAACAAATTCCAATCTTCGTCCTGTGTGAGGTTTACGGCTCCCTTAGCTTCATAGAACTCGACAGAAGATTTGTTCCAGCCCAGGACCACCCAATCTAGACGATTACAATTTCTTTCAACCGCAACTTTCGCAACAGCTTTCCACAGCCTGACACCTACGCCCTGTTGCCTGTGGCTCGGAGTAACATAGAGATCTTCAAGATACACATTCACTCCTTCCCAAGTCGAGTAGTTGAAAAAGTACAACGCATAACCAACTAGGTTTGCGTTGTCATCAGCAACGAAGCAACGGAACATCTTTTCAGGACCAAATCCATCTTTTCGCAATGTTTCAGCTCCTATCTTAGGCCCAGTTGGCATTTTCTCATAGTCAGCAAGTTCCTTCAAAAGATTCAGGACAGTTATATAAACTTTTCATGTAAGATAATGTAATATTTCACATGACTTTAAACTATATACGTTCACCCTCAGCCTTCTGTATGCTGGTATTGATCGATAGAATAAGTTACTAACCCTTTATGTAGAGTGaatgtatacatgtacgttAGTATTGTCAGTATATACCAATTTAAACATTCAATGTGGACTGTTGACCGTGCTTACAACGGTGTATCAGTCAAGTAGAGAACTAATGGAGTCTTTCATTTTTTCGAATTTctgattaatttttaatatgatgttgtatttttatataa
Proteins encoded in this region:
- the LOC128231671 gene encoding thialysine N-epsilon-acetyltransferase-like; translation: MATTRVSVEVTVREAREDDCEGIATLIQELADYEKMPTGPKIGAETLRKDGFGPEKMFRCFVADDNANLVGYALYFFNYSTWEGVNVYLEDLYVTPSHRQQGVGVRLWKAVAKVAVERNCNRLDWVVLGWNKSSVEFYEAKGAVNLTQDEDWNLFRLTGDNLKAFALSC